In Daucus carota subsp. sativus chromosome 4, DH1 v3.0, whole genome shotgun sequence, one DNA window encodes the following:
- the LOC108217089 gene encoding delta(12) fatty acid desaturase FAD2-like, with protein sequence MHLQLHHILSQFFLLKNLLFGSFYHLLRDMDRKSDSSVKRSSRSPHTKPPFTLSDVKKAVPPHCFQRSAIRSLSYLALDVFISFSLYYISATYILTSEVVMSSKLYFLTCWIIYSLLQGCILARFWVIGHECGHGAFSDYKWLDDTVGFLTHSLVLFPYFSFKFSHHRHHLRTGSLEEEEFDVPLLKNQVSFIFKYLNNPVARFFVIILVLIVAVPLYLLVNFRGRTYDRFASHFDPYSPMFSRKQRAQVLLSDAGCLAVIYVVYKLALLKGFAWIGFIYVGPYLFQNAMLIIVAVLQHTNPLVPYYNSTEWEWLKGSMATIDRDFGFLNTVFHQQPNTHVAHHLFPKMPHYHAVEATKAFKPILGEYYQYDYTPFYKSLWSTLKDCVYVEEDEQNKGVYWYNNKF encoded by the coding sequence ATGCATTTGCAACTTCATCATATTCTCTCACAATTCTTTCTACTCAAGAACCTACTATTCGGCTCTTTCTATCATTTGTTACGAGACATGGACCGAAAATCGGATTCCAGCGTGAAAAGAAGCTCAAGATCTCCCCACACAAAACCTCCATTCACTCTAAGCGATGTCAAGAAAGCAGTTCCACCACATTGTTTTCAGCGTTCCGCTATTCGCTCTTTGTCATACCTTGCCTTGGATGTCTTCATTTCTTTCTCTCTTTACTACATTTCCGCAACCTATATCTTAACCTCCGAAGTAGTCATGTCAtccaaattatattttcttacttGTTGGATTATATATTCATTGCTTCAAGGATGCATACTTGCTCGATTTTGGGTCATAGGTCACGAATGTGGGCACGGGGCTTTCAGTGACTACAAATGGCTCGACGACACAGTCGGATTCCTCACACACTCGCTCGTCCTGTTTCCTTATTTTTCATTCAAGTTTAGTCACCATCGTCACCACTTGAGAACCGGATCCCTCGAAGAGGAAGAATTCGACGTCCCTCTGCTCAAGAATCAAGTCtcgtttatttttaaatacctcAACAATCCTGTCGCaagattttttgttattatcCTGGTTCTAATTGTTGCGGTGCCTCTGTACTTGCTTGTCAACTTCCGTGGCCGTACCTATGACCGATTCGCCTCTCATTTTGATCCGTATAGTCCAATGTTCTCACGAAAGCAACGTGCTCAAGTCTTGCTTTCGGATGCTGGATGCTTGGCCGTGATATATGTAGTATACAAACTTGCTCTGTTGAAAGGCTTCGCTTGGATTGGTTTTATTTACGTAGGACCCTACCTATTCCAAAATGCAATGCTGATCATAGTGGCTGTACTTCAACACACAAACCCTCTTGTGCCTTACTACAATTCCACAGAGTGGGAGTGGTTAAAGGGATCCATGGCAACAATTGATCGTGATTTTGGATTTCTCAACACGGTGTTTCATCAGCAGCCGAATACACATGTAGCACATCATCTCTTTCCGAAAATGCCACATTACCATGCAGTGGAAGCCACCAAAGCATTTAAGCCTATATTGGGGGAGTACTATCAGTATGATTACACCCCATTCTATAAATCACTGTGGAGTACTCTAAAAGATTGTGTCTACGTCGAGGAAGATGAGCAAAACAAAGGGGTTTATTGGTATAACAACAAGTTCTGA